Proteins encoded by one window of Streptomyces sp. NBC_01477:
- a CDS encoding SURF1 family cytochrome oxidase biogenesis protein, which yields MYRFLLSRQWVILTLVGLLLIPVMVRLGFWQLHRHEHRVANNRIIAAGLKATPVPVESVTSPGYQVPHKDLYRMVTATGRYDTAHEVVARHRTAGNSGSDDSSGGGEEVGYHVITPLILDDGRAVLINRGWISPGDDPTKFPRITPPPSGEVTVVGRLRPDESTSSTGIRDRSGLPPRQIMLINGSAVESAGGLPAQPVGGYLELVSTSPKPAHGQPALIPDPDHSSIGPHMAYAIQWWLFTAMVPVGWVVLLRRERAEVLAARKKQSETPQEPEGSVPVAV from the coding sequence GTGTACCGCTTCCTGCTGTCCCGCCAATGGGTGATCCTCACCCTCGTCGGTCTGCTGCTGATCCCGGTGATGGTCAGACTGGGCTTCTGGCAGCTGCACCGCCATGAGCACCGGGTGGCGAACAACAGGATCATCGCGGCCGGCCTCAAGGCCACCCCCGTACCGGTCGAGTCGGTGACCTCCCCCGGCTACCAGGTGCCGCACAAGGACCTGTACCGGATGGTGACCGCCACCGGCCGCTACGACACCGCGCACGAGGTCGTCGCCCGGCACCGCACCGCCGGCAACTCCGGGTCGGACGACAGCTCGGGCGGCGGCGAAGAGGTCGGCTACCACGTCATCACCCCGCTGATCCTGGACGACGGCCGGGCGGTGCTGATCAACCGCGGCTGGATCTCGCCGGGCGACGACCCGACGAAATTCCCGCGGATCACCCCGCCGCCGTCCGGCGAGGTCACGGTCGTGGGGCGGCTGCGGCCCGACGAGTCCACGTCGAGCACCGGCATCCGCGACAGGTCGGGGCTCCCGCCGCGGCAGATCATGCTGATCAACGGCTCCGCGGTGGAGTCGGCCGGCGGCCTGCCCGCGCAGCCGGTCGGCGGCTACCTGGAGCTGGTGTCCACCTCGCCCAAGCCGGCGCACGGCCAGCCCGCGCTGATCCCCGACCCCGACCACAGCAGCATCGGCCCGCACATGGCCTACGCGATCCAGTGGTGGCTGTTCACCGCGATGGTGCCGGTGGGCTGGGTGGTGCTGCTGCGCCGCGAGCGCGCCGAGGTGCTGGCGGCCCGAAAGAAGCAGTCGGAGACCCCGCAGGAGCCCGAGGGCAGTGTTCCGGTAGCGGTCTAG
- a CDS encoding lysoplasmalogenase codes for MTANGAAAGTRAAPERAGAALAAFCALACLQLAALGAHQDLLRDLGKPLLMPALAVWVRTWRGPRLLVAALLCGCGGDVLLEVGGTVPFLLGMGCFAAGHVCYLRLFVRLGGFTGPRRAVRARCAAYAGACAVLVVLLWPGLDAGMRIPVALYSMLLTAMAAGAYGLGGAALAGGALFLLSDTLIAAGLADWPRPPGHDLWIMATYLVGQALLAFGVRRAGGAARPAPRAAAPVAAAAARGGP; via the coding sequence GTGACGGCGAACGGCGCGGCTGCGGGCACCAGGGCCGCGCCGGAGCGGGCGGGCGCCGCCCTCGCCGCCTTCTGCGCGCTGGCGTGCCTCCAGCTGGCGGCCCTCGGCGCGCACCAGGACCTCTTGCGCGACCTGGGCAAACCGCTGCTGATGCCCGCGCTCGCCGTCTGGGTGCGGACCTGGCGCGGCCCGCGGCTGCTGGTCGCGGCGCTGCTGTGCGGCTGCGGCGGCGATGTCCTGCTGGAGGTCGGCGGCACCGTGCCGTTCCTGCTCGGCATGGGCTGCTTCGCCGCCGGGCACGTCTGCTATCTGCGGCTCTTCGTCCGGCTCGGCGGTTTCACCGGGCCGCGCAGGGCGGTACGCGCGCGCTGCGCGGCCTACGCCGGGGCGTGCGCGGTCCTGGTCGTGCTGCTGTGGCCGGGCCTGGACGCCGGGATGCGGATCCCGGTGGCGCTCTACAGCATGCTGCTGACCGCGATGGCCGCGGGCGCGTACGGCCTCGGCGGCGCCGCGCTCGCCGGCGGCGCGCTCTTCCTGCTGTCCGACACCCTGATCGCGGCCGGCCTCGCGGACTGGCCCCGGCCGCCGGGCCATGACCTGTGGATCATGGCGACGTATCTGGTGGGGCAGGCCCTGCTGGCCTTCGGGGTGCGCAGGGCGGGCGGCGCCGCACGGCCCGCGCCCCGCGCGGCGGCGCCGGTGGCCGCGGCGGCGGCGCGGGGCGGCCCGTAG
- a CDS encoding sterol desaturase family protein: protein MPQLPDVVLWSIPAFVLLAVVEMVSYRIHPDEDAAGYTGRDTATSLSMGLGSLVTDALWKIPVVAIYSGVYALTPLRVPVHWWTLPLMLLAQDFFYYWSHRGHHVIRLLWACHVVHHSSRNFNLSTALRQPWTSLTSWPFYLPLIALGVHPAALAFCSSVNLVYQFWIHTERVDRLARPLELTLNTPSHHRVHHASQGGYLDRNFGGILIVWDRLFGSFAAETQRPVYGLTKNIATYNPLRVATHEYAALAHDLAAAAGWRDRVAHLLRGPGWRPSVAPDPAAEAAAGAAGSRTPEPAA from the coding sequence ATGCCGCAACTGCCCGATGTCGTGCTGTGGTCGATACCCGCCTTCGTGCTGCTCGCCGTCGTCGAGATGGTGAGCTACCGCATTCACCCCGACGAGGACGCGGCCGGGTACACCGGCCGGGACACCGCCACCAGCCTGTCCATGGGCCTGGGCAGCCTCGTCACGGACGCGCTGTGGAAGATCCCGGTGGTGGCGATCTACTCGGGCGTCTACGCGCTCACCCCGCTGCGGGTGCCGGTGCACTGGTGGACGCTGCCGCTGATGCTGCTCGCCCAGGACTTCTTCTACTACTGGTCGCACCGCGGCCACCATGTGATCAGGCTCCTGTGGGCGTGCCACGTCGTGCACCACTCCAGCCGCAACTTCAACCTCTCCACCGCGCTGCGGCAGCCCTGGACCAGCCTGACCTCCTGGCCGTTCTACCTGCCGCTGATCGCGCTCGGCGTGCACCCGGCGGCGCTGGCGTTCTGCTCGTCGGTCAACCTCGTCTACCAGTTCTGGATCCACACCGAGCGCGTCGACCGGCTGGCCCGCCCGCTGGAGCTCACCCTCAACACGCCCTCGCACCACCGGGTCCACCACGCCTCCCAGGGCGGCTACCTGGACCGCAACTTCGGCGGCATCCTCATCGTCTGGGACCGGCTCTTCGGCTCCTTCGCCGCCGAGACGCAGCGCCCCGTCTACGGCCTGACGAAGAACATCGCCACCTACAACCCGCTCCGGGTCGCGACCCACGAATACGCCGCCCTCGCCCACGACCTGGCGGCGGCGGCCGGATGGCGCGACCGGGTGGCGCACCTGCTGCGCGGCCCCGGCTGGCGCCCCTCCGTGGCGCCCGACCCGGCGGCGGAAGCGGCGGCCGGAGCCGCCGGCAGCCGGACCCCGGAGCCCGCCGCGTGA
- a CDS encoding DEDDh family exonuclease yields MLDNRTAPPPPSPWPAGYPEGYAVVDVETTGLGKDDRIVSAAVYRLGARGEVQDHWYSPVNPQRDPGPVWIHGLTGAMLADAPLFPEIAGELAERLAGRVLVAHNAVFDWSMLAREYARARSAAPVEHRLCTIVLAKELRLPLANHKLESLAAHYGVVQQRAHHALDDARVLAETFRPSLHLAAAAELPLPLHACRPLTEWVDPAVPAPRYGALYGSGPRSGWRPARRRPPCPYANPGRLAPDGPLVQGMRVAFSGDTGIDRELLEDRATDAGLHVASAVSRLTSVLVTNDPGSPTGKVAKARAYGTPVIDERQFTELLKAVIPAAGVHG; encoded by the coding sequence ATGCTGGACAACCGGACCGCGCCGCCGCCCCCTTCGCCATGGCCCGCGGGCTATCCCGAGGGCTATGCGGTGGTCGACGTCGAGACCACCGGGCTGGGCAAGGACGACCGGATCGTGTCCGCCGCGGTCTACCGCCTCGGCGCCCGCGGCGAGGTCCAGGACCACTGGTATTCGCCGGTCAATCCGCAGCGCGACCCGGGTCCGGTGTGGATCCACGGGCTGACCGGCGCGATGCTCGCCGACGCCCCGCTCTTCCCGGAGATCGCCGGCGAGCTGGCCGAACGCCTCGCCGGGCGGGTGCTGGTGGCGCACAACGCGGTCTTCGACTGGTCGATGCTGGCCAGGGAGTACGCCAGGGCGCGGTCCGCCGCGCCGGTGGAGCACCGGCTGTGCACCATCGTGCTGGCCAAGGAGCTGCGGCTGCCGCTGGCCAACCACAAGCTGGAGTCGCTGGCCGCGCACTACGGGGTGGTCCAGCAGCGCGCCCACCACGCCCTGGACGACGCCCGGGTGCTGGCCGAGACCTTCCGGCCGAGCCTGCATCTGGCGGCCGCGGCCGAACTGCCGCTGCCGCTGCACGCCTGCCGCCCGCTGACCGAATGGGTGGACCCGGCGGTGCCCGCGCCGCGTTACGGCGCGCTGTACGGCTCGGGCCCGCGCTCCGGCTGGCGGCCGGCCCGCAGGCGCCCGCCGTGCCCGTACGCCAACCCCGGGCGGCTGGCGCCCGACGGGCCGCTGGTCCAGGGCATGCGGGTGGCCTTCTCCGGCGACACGGGTATCGACCGGGAGCTGCTGGAGGACCGGGCCACCGACGCCGGGCTGCACGTCGCCTCCGCCGTCAGCCGGCTCACCAGCGTCCTGGTCACCAACGACCCGGGCTCCCCCACCGGCAAGGTGGCCAAGGCCCGCGCCTACGGGACGCCGGTGATCGACGAGCGGCAGTTCACCGAGCTGCTCAAGGCCGTCATCCCGGCCGCCGGCGTGCACGGCTGA